The Leishmania panamensis strain MHOM/PA/94/PSC-1 chromosome 32 sequence genome window below encodes:
- a CDS encoding hypothetical protein (TriTrypDB/GeneDB-style sysID: LpmP.32.1580), with protein MITSAPDLSDGLVTLPAAELRESLENILSAISASAHSCSEESRALEVQRQRVLTLLFKLDRRQTSFDSLDTTVPRHGTLLSPVSAETTVEHGGSLHVFVRNSESADARTDVPGDQFRTAFREDDKVHARSMPHPYHRCLLGNLFSQSIQRDMTTPLACMFPCVSSPPSLSRGEADGLEGDGEKDSGVCAASTRLQQMGQLCCSPAALPSFSNDEGGSGRGWHDLASRFQRHSRVDEDSPKPQEMRSCAPSAQVNTQNSRQWNSDTTVSRSFWINVWPCYGGTSASHTQHPTRILVRGRYRYIEEVMEKAAKLTNCRPASHGFYTPDGCPIRNLESLVPEQHYLLFPFGGFYRKQTVPTALLWQLYSDARHIVQCL; from the coding sequence ATGATCACCTCCGCACCTGATCTTTCGGATGGTCTGGTGACTCTACCGGCTGCCGAGCTACGTGAGTCACTGGAGAACATACTCTCCGCTATTAGTGCCTCTGCGCACTCGTGCTCGGAGGAGAGCAGGGCACTGGAGGTGCAGCGTCAGCGGGTGCTGACGCTTCTCTTCAAGCTGGATCGAAGACAAACTTCCTTCGACTCACTGGATACCACAGTGCCGCGCCACGGTACTCTTTTATCCCCAGTCAGCGCAGAGACGACCGTCGAACATGGTGGCTCTTTGCATGTCTTCGTCCGCAACAGCGAGTCTGCCGATGCACGGACTGACGTACCGGGGGATCAATTCCGCACGGCTTTCAGAGAGGACGACAAGGTGCACGCTAGATCGATGCCACACCCATACCATCGCTGCCTCCTGGGTAACCTTTTTTCTCAGTCAATACAGCGGGACATGACGACGCCTTTGGCTTGCATGTTTCCTTGCGTCTCATCCCCACCATCCTTGTCAAGGGGTGAGGCGGATGGATTGGAAGGTGACGGTGAAAAGGACtctggtgtgtgtgccgcaAGCACCCGACTGCAGCAGATGGGGCAATTATGCTGTTCGCCTGCGGCGCTACCTTCTTTTTCGAAcgatgagggagggagtggtcGTGGGTGGCATGACTTGGCATCACGCTTTCAGCGACACAGTCGTGTGGACGAGGATTCTCCAAAACCACAAGAGATGCGCTCCTGCGCCCCGTCAGCGCAGGTTAATACTCAGAATAGTCGCCAGTGGAATAGCGATACGACGGTGTCGCGTAGCTTCTGGATCAACGTGTGGCCCTGCTATGGTGGCACCTCGGCGTCTCACACTCAGCATCCAACACGCATCCTCGTGCGAGGGCGGTACCGCTACATCGAAGAGGTgatggagaaggcggcgaagCTGACGAACTGCAGGCCCGCCTCCCACGGCTTTTACACGCCTGACGGATGTCCGATTCGCAACCTGGAGAGCTTGGTCCCGGAGCAGCACtacctcctctttcctttcggGGGGTTTTACCGCAAGCAAACCGTCCCTACCGCACTTTTGTGGCAATTGTACAGTGACGCACGCCACATTGTGCAGTGCCTGTAG
- a CDS encoding hypothetical protein (TriTrypDB/GeneDB-style sysID: LpmP.32.1570) — protein MSQGGSRRKVYGFKAERQAFFSKNVRQTFLEEGRRKKDEERARMEAYRKLCKEEGIVSKRLEDYDRTRKSATEELSSILEQVDYDQSLTNNEKKKRKYNLKRKFSATTVNDLIDKKQKHYNAVSGMEEVQRKRQKEREEKQQARLEREQEKRACVQARKSRNTLFAKRTKKGQPVMSSRIESLLQKIGKQ, from the coding sequence ATGAGTCAGGGAGGTAGTCGCCGCAAGGTGTATGGCTTCAAGGCGGAGCGTCAAGCTTTCTTTTCAAAAAATGTGCGCCAAACATTCCTCGAGGAGGGACGGCGAAAGAAGGATGAGGAGCGCGCTCGCATGGAGGCTTACCGAAAGCTCtgcaaagaggaggggatTGTGTCAAAGCGACTGGAAGACTACGACCGCACCCGCAAGTCTGCCACAGAGGAACTGAGCAGCATTCTTGAGCAAGTCGACTATGACCAGAGCCTTACAaacaacgagaagaagaaacgcaAGTACAACCTGAAGCGCAAGTTTTCGGCGACGACAGTCAATGACCTCATCGACAAGAAGCAGAAGCACTACAATGCTGTCTCTGgaatggaggaggtgcagcgcaagCGGCAGAAAGAgcgggaggagaagcagcaggcgcggCTGGAGCGCGAgcaagaaaagagggcgtgtgtgcaaGCACGCAAGTCGCGCAACACACTCTTTGCTAAGCGGACCAAGAAGGGGCAGCCAGTCATGTCAAGCCGTATCGAATCCCTGCTGCAGAAAATCGGCAAGCAGTGA
- a CDS encoding hypothetical protein (TriTrypDB/GeneDB-style sysID: LpmP.32.1560): protein MTAQGEAVKDVKTAARPQDGPMVPDYGPLRATGLWSVDEVLDESKKTVEFRRIDDVESEIIENLKNVEEALVPYEEEEAWKHKLMFECKFKKTPKHLTWKELGEEIECMDCVIELDEHRPEEIFTIFFYFIVKKTGTRDLVWSARNDVSYSEGFTDLLAAVGACLGRSDVHRTIRFDDGVGCTRDLTFRKRSRYTSDVYVAFRPPEKYDKFQRKEEKDEYEAAMEREGMSMWGYHPSLMDPEFSELDFKDPEGTYEIALSAHSFSFIVLRAIRRLLARPMKDFYRPSQLMRTAKVKMEDEIGFTHALKGWLGVDEQLYPHHTPIEALQDHWLGKDAPFSLCAIVNKLREMNYLKKENPELQSWLSVRSHDTHLAIRNMGVKLLGVGASTLFVPFSHNATVNCLLPKPQQRRLESRVSLNAVLGLPDETRKLKEFKKITGHDRITEVTTSSTWETATVTPSSQEDAASVKNMPM, encoded by the coding sequence ATGACAGCGCAAGGAGAGGCTGTGAAGGACGTCAAGACTGCAGCACGACCGCAGGACGGTCCGATGGTGCCAGATTACGGGCCACTGCGTGCGACAGGCTTATGGTCCGTAGATGAGGTGCTTGATGAGTCGAAGAAGACGGTCGAGTTCCGGCGCATCGACGATGTCGAGAGCGAGATCATTGAAAACCTGAAGAATGTCGAGGAGGCCCTCGTCCCgtatgaggaagaggaggcatGGAAGCACAAACTGATGTTTGAGTGCAAGTTCAAGAAGACACCAAAGCACCTCACGTGGAAGGAGCTTGGCGAGGAGATCGAGTGTATGGACTGTGTGATTGAGCTGGATGAGCACCGTCCCGAGGAGATTTTCACCATTTTCTTCTACTTCATCGTTAAGAAGACCGGCACGCGCGACCTGGTGTGGTCAGCCCGGAATGACGTCTCGTACTCGGAGGGTTTTACCGATCTCCTGGCCGCTGTCGGTGCATGCTTGGGCCGGTCCGACGTACATCGCACCATCCGCTTTGATGACGGGGTCGGCTGTACGCGAGACCTCACCTTTCGTAAGCGGTCTCGCTACACATCCGACGTGTACGTGGCCTTTCGACCACCCGAGAAGTACGACAAGTTTCAgcggaaggaagagaaggacgagTACGAAGCAGcaatggagagggagggcatgAGTATGTGGGGGTACCACCCGTCCCTCATGGATCCGGAGTTCAGCGAGCTCGACTTCAAGGACCCTGAGGGCACGTACGAGATTGCCCTATCCGCTCACAGCTTCTCGTTTATTGTCCTGCGTGCCATTCGCCGCCTGCTGGCTCGGCCAATGAAGGACTTCTACCGACCTTCGCAGCTGATGCGCACGGCGAAGGTGAAGATGGAGGACGAGATCGGTTTCACGCACGCCTTGAAGGGCTGGCTAGGCGTCGATGAGCAACTCTACCCGCACCACACGCCTatcgaggcgctgcaggaccACTGGCTTGGCAAGGACGCCCCATTTAGTCTCTGCGCCATTGTCAACAAGCTGCGTGAGATGAACTACCTCAAGAAGGAGAACCCTGAGTTGCAGTCGTGGCTCTCCGTGCGGAGCCACGACACCCACCTCGCCATTCGCAACATGGGGGTGAAGCTGCTCGGAGTCGGGGCCAGCACACTATTTGTTCCATTTTCGCATAACGCCACTGTAAATTGCCTGCTTCccaagccgcagcagcgccgactgGAGAGTCGAGTTTCGCTGAACGCTGTTTTGGGGCTTCCAGACGAAACGCGCAAGCTGAAGGAGTTCAAGAAAATTACTGGTCACGACCGCATCACCGAAGTGACAACATCCAGCACGTGGGAGACTGCGACAGTCACGCCCTCCAGCCAAGAGGACGCGGCAAGCGTGAAGAACATGCCGATGTAG